One Glutamicibacter halophytocola DNA segment encodes these proteins:
- a CDS encoding cell division protein SepF, with amino-acid sequence MADGLRKAMVYLGLADAVEQEETQTAQAEPRSQVRVVEDAAPKRTAEAPRPQAVARPAAPQTQAREPESEYRAPVTPIKRAPSVRDEDSELRQITTVHPRSYNDAKIIGENFRDGIPVIMNVTDMGETDAKRLVDFSAGLVFALHGSIERVTNKVFLLSPATVEVLGEDRKQSEAQATFFNQS; translated from the coding sequence GTGGCTGACGGACTGCGTAAAGCAATGGTATATCTCGGCTTGGCGGATGCCGTCGAGCAAGAAGAAACCCAAACAGCACAAGCCGAGCCTAGGAGCCAGGTACGTGTTGTCGAAGATGCAGCCCCCAAGCGCACTGCTGAAGCCCCACGCCCGCAGGCTGTCGCACGGCCGGCTGCACCGCAAACACAAGCTAGAGAACCAGAGTCGGAATACCGCGCTCCGGTCACCCCAATCAAGCGTGCCCCTTCAGTACGGGATGAGGATTCCGAATTGCGTCAGATTACAACCGTTCACCCGCGTTCTTACAACGATGCCAAGATCATCGGTGAGAACTTCCGTGACGGAATCCCAGTGATTATGAATGTCACTGATATGGGAGAGACCGATGCCAAGCGCCTCGTAGATTTCTCCGCAGGGCTGGTTTTCGCCCTGCACGGCTCCATCGAGCGGGTTACCAACAAGGTGTTCCTGCTCTCTCCAGCGACCGTTGAGGTGCTTGGAGAAGACCGTAAGCAGTCTGAAGCCCAGGCTACTTTCTTCAATCAGAGCTAA
- a CDS encoding polyphenol oxidase family protein, which yields MLHFTSDLDPSIQLAFTSQDEGNLALHVNDDPRRVAENRSRLEDLIGVRRFSLYFMNQVHSADVLTVQPAARTSWSEPPAPTCDGLVDPTGTQALAVMVADCLPVLFVGRSKNGQETLTAATHAGRRGLLDGILTRTVEQLSMLGATEIEAAIGPSICGSCYEVSPEMAEESERIRTGIRSETRWGTAGLDLPASAGQELAQLGVVVRQSGVCTLEDENYFSYRRSSDAGRLAGLIWPAA from the coding sequence GTGCTACATTTCACGTCGGACCTTGATCCGAGTATTCAACTGGCGTTCACATCGCAGGATGAGGGAAACCTTGCCCTGCATGTGAACGATGATCCTCGCCGTGTGGCAGAGAATCGAAGCCGGCTGGAGGACTTGATCGGGGTCCGGCGTTTCTCGCTTTATTTCATGAACCAGGTGCATTCGGCAGATGTCCTGACGGTGCAACCTGCGGCGCGCACGTCATGGTCAGAGCCTCCGGCTCCAACCTGCGACGGACTTGTTGATCCGACTGGGACCCAAGCCCTGGCGGTCATGGTTGCAGATTGCCTACCGGTTCTTTTTGTCGGACGAAGCAAAAACGGCCAAGAAACGTTGACAGCCGCGACGCATGCAGGACGCCGTGGATTGCTGGACGGCATCCTTACCCGCACCGTGGAGCAGCTGAGCATGCTGGGCGCCACAGAGATCGAAGCAGCTATCGGCCCATCGATTTGCGGGTCTTGTTATGAAGTTTCCCCTGAGATGGCAGAAGAGTCTGAGCGCATCAGAACCGGGATTCGTTCAGAGACTCGTTGGGGCACGGCCGGATTGGACCTTCCAGCCTCAGCCGGTCAAGAACTAGCCCAGCTTGGAGTCGTAGTGCGACAAAGTGGCGTGTGCACTTTGGAAGATGAAAACTACTTCTCCTATCGCCGTTCAAGCGACGCCGGACGGCTGGCTGGTCTGATCTGGCCCGCAGCCTAG
- the ftsZ gene encoding cell division protein FtsZ, whose translation MAAPQNYLAVIKVVGIGGGGVNAVNRMIEVGLKGVEFIAINTDAQALLMSDADVKLDVGRELTRGLGAGANPDVGRQAAEDHVEEIEDVLRGADMVFVTAGEGGGTGTGGAPVVARIARSLGALTIGVVTRPFTFEGRRRANSAESGIEALRDEVDTLIVIPNDRLLSISDRNVSVLDAFRQADQVLLSGVQGITDLITTSGLINLDFADVKSVMQGAGSALMGIGSARGEDRAVKAAELAIASPLLEASIDGAHGVLLSIQGGSDLGLFEINEAARLVQEVAHPEANIIFGAVIDDALGDEARVTVIAAGFDEPDVTSKPMAPVAAKPAVSSRPVEPVPASVPEAQSHPAPEAAKPAPVAEEKPAAESAGSFQDLPDVVDSDLNGSNDDLDVPDFLK comes from the coding sequence GTGGCAGCTCCACAGAATTACCTCGCGGTCATTAAAGTCGTCGGAATCGGCGGTGGCGGTGTAAACGCAGTCAATCGAATGATCGAAGTCGGTCTCAAGGGCGTTGAGTTCATCGCCATTAATACCGATGCCCAGGCTCTGCTTATGAGTGATGCCGACGTCAAGCTCGACGTGGGACGCGAACTTACTCGTGGCCTGGGCGCCGGCGCCAACCCTGATGTGGGACGCCAGGCAGCTGAAGATCATGTAGAAGAAATCGAAGACGTCCTGCGCGGCGCCGATATGGTCTTCGTGACCGCAGGCGAAGGCGGCGGTACCGGTACCGGTGGCGCACCAGTCGTGGCACGCATTGCCCGTTCGCTCGGCGCACTGACCATCGGTGTCGTCACCCGTCCATTCACCTTCGAGGGTCGCCGCCGTGCGAACTCCGCCGAGTCGGGCATTGAAGCCCTGCGCGACGAAGTAGATACCCTCATCGTGATCCCGAACGATCGACTGCTGTCGATCTCGGATCGCAACGTATCGGTGCTCGATGCATTCCGCCAAGCAGACCAGGTGCTGCTTTCCGGTGTGCAGGGCATTACCGACCTGATCACCACCTCGGGCCTGATCAACCTCGACTTCGCCGACGTGAAGTCCGTGATGCAGGGTGCAGGCTCGGCACTCATGGGCATCGGTTCGGCACGGGGCGAAGACCGCGCAGTCAAGGCAGCCGAACTGGCTATTGCCTCGCCACTGCTCGAAGCTTCCATCGATGGCGCCCACGGCGTCCTGCTGTCCATCCAAGGCGGCTCGGACCTCGGCCTGTTCGAAATCAACGAAGCTGCACGCCTGGTGCAGGAAGTTGCCCACCCGGAAGCCAACATCATCTTCGGTGCCGTCATTGACGACGCCCTGGGCGATGAAGCACGCGTTACCGTGATTGCTGCCGGCTTCGACGAGCCAGATGTCACCAGCAAGCCAATGGCACCGGTCGCAGCAAAGCCAGCTGTATCATCGCGTCCAGTTGAGCCGGTACCTGCTTCGGTTCCAGAAGCGCAGTCGCACCCAGCGCCAGAAGCTGCAAAGCCAGCACCTGTAGCTGAGGAAAAGCCTGCCGCTGAAAGCGCGGGCTCGTTCCAGGACCTTCCTGATGTTGTCGATTCGGATCTCAACGGTTCCAATGACGACCTGGATGTCCCTGACTTCCTGAAGTAA
- a CDS encoding cell division protein FtsQ/DivIB, with product MGEEAKVVELPESPEKRRRKLLIIIAACIVVLSLAAVLILSFSPVLAAKKIEVTGTKLVNAGKLAESLEPLKGTPLPRISESKVQELMGNQPAIDQIVVKAQMPDTLVVEVIEAVPVAILVEGDKQYLVADTGKKLRTLGKNDKTKLPKVKASDETKDPEKFKLLTGILSTVDESVLKQVSTASLSKAGFAELSLPKKRTLIWGDASKPALKNEVAKIFVKGLSDKYASKTTIDVTNPENPVVY from the coding sequence ATGGGTGAAGAAGCAAAAGTCGTAGAACTTCCAGAAAGTCCAGAGAAGAGACGGCGCAAGCTCTTGATTATTATCGCTGCCTGCATCGTGGTCTTGAGCCTGGCAGCGGTATTGATTTTGAGTTTTTCACCTGTCCTTGCGGCAAAGAAAATTGAGGTCACTGGAACGAAACTGGTCAATGCCGGCAAGCTGGCCGAATCGCTGGAACCGCTCAAAGGCACCCCGTTGCCGAGAATTTCCGAATCCAAGGTTCAAGAGCTGATGGGCAACCAGCCGGCCATCGACCAAATCGTGGTGAAGGCGCAAATGCCTGACACCCTGGTAGTCGAAGTCATCGAAGCAGTTCCTGTGGCCATCCTGGTGGAAGGCGACAAGCAGTATTTGGTGGCGGATACCGGCAAGAAGCTGCGAACCTTGGGCAAGAACGACAAGACGAAGCTGCCCAAAGTCAAAGCCAGTGATGAAACCAAGGACCCGGAGAAGTTCAAGCTGCTGACCGGGATCTTGAGCACGGTTGACGAGTCGGTGCTGAAACAGGTTTCCACTGCGTCGCTGTCCAAAGCAGGGTTCGCCGAATTGTCGTTGCCGAAGAAACGGACGTTGATTTGGGGGGACGCTTCAAAACCGGCACTGAAAAACGAGGTCGCGAAAATCTTCGTCAAAGGCTTGAGCGACAAATACGCCTCAAAGACCACTATCGACGTGACCAATCCAGAGAATCCGGTGGTTTATTAA
- the murC gene encoding UDP-N-acetylmuramate--L-alanine ligase, with product MALRANELHAELGKVHLMGVGGVGVSAVARLLLDYGLEVSGTDAKDLPVLEDLRQRGARIEVGYDPANLGDAQTVVISSIIKPGNPEYDEAVRRGLKILHRSEGLEATMRGHEKIVTIAGTHGKTTTTSLTAHMLKAVGARPSFAVGANIASLGTNAELGEGGYFVAEADESDASFLNYRPDVIIVTNVEADHLDHYGTEEAVHQAFVDFARLLPEDGLLICCADDPGANNLARKMRHERSDLRVQTYGFSDHADRRLSQAQATDNGRFTARVEWGSGQSYTLDLAVPGQHNLLNATAALSVGMDAGLDVEEALAALASFSGAARRFELKGSVGGVRVYDDYAHHPTEVLAALSAGRTMAGEGHLHVVFQPHLFSRTKEFYREFAKALSLADSVAVLEIYPAREEPIPGVTSELIASRVEVPAHVLNPAAAVAHVVEQAEPGDVVMTIGAGDVTALGSQIIESLS from the coding sequence ATGGCATTGCGCGCCAACGAACTGCACGCTGAACTTGGCAAGGTACACCTCATGGGCGTTGGCGGTGTAGGCGTTTCAGCGGTTGCTCGATTGCTGCTGGATTATGGCCTGGAAGTTTCTGGAACAGATGCCAAGGACCTGCCGGTGCTGGAGGATCTGCGCCAGCGCGGAGCCCGAATTGAGGTCGGATATGATCCTGCCAATTTGGGCGATGCGCAAACCGTGGTGATTTCTTCGATCATCAAACCGGGCAACCCGGAATATGACGAGGCAGTTCGCAGAGGCCTGAAGATCCTGCACCGCTCTGAAGGCCTGGAAGCCACCATGCGCGGCCACGAGAAGATCGTGACTATCGCGGGCACCCACGGAAAGACCACCACAACTTCGCTCACCGCCCACATGCTCAAGGCTGTTGGCGCTCGTCCCAGCTTCGCCGTAGGAGCCAACATAGCGAGCCTGGGTACCAACGCCGAGCTGGGAGAGGGTGGCTACTTTGTTGCCGAAGCCGATGAATCCGATGCCTCGTTCCTGAACTACCGTCCTGACGTCATCATCGTGACCAATGTGGAAGCGGACCACCTGGACCACTACGGCACCGAAGAGGCAGTTCACCAGGCCTTTGTCGATTTTGCCCGGTTGCTTCCGGAGGATGGGCTGCTGATTTGCTGCGCCGATGATCCGGGTGCCAATAACCTTGCTCGCAAGATGCGCCATGAACGCAGTGACCTTCGAGTTCAGACCTATGGATTCAGCGACCATGCGGACCGCCGACTCTCACAAGCACAAGCAACCGACAACGGCCGGTTCACCGCACGCGTCGAGTGGGGCAGCGGCCAGAGCTATACCTTGGACCTGGCTGTTCCCGGCCAGCACAACTTGCTCAATGCCACTGCGGCCCTGTCGGTTGGCATGGATGCCGGTCTCGACGTCGAGGAAGCACTGGCAGCTCTGGCGAGCTTCTCGGGTGCTGCCCGTCGATTCGAGCTCAAGGGCAGCGTCGGCGGTGTGAGGGTTTACGACGACTACGCCCACCACCCGACCGAGGTGCTCGCTGCGCTCTCCGCAGGCCGTACGATGGCGGGGGAAGGGCATCTTCATGTGGTGTTCCAGCCCCACCTGTTCAGCCGCACAAAGGAGTTCTACCGCGAGTTCGCGAAGGCTCTTTCTCTTGCCGACTCAGTGGCAGTTCTTGAAATCTACCCTGCGCGTGAAGAACCAATTCCAGGCGTTACCAGTGAATTAATTGCCTCGCGTGTTGAGGTCCCAGCTCACGTGCTGAATCCTGCCGCGGCGGTCGCGCATGTGGTGGAGCAAGCCGAGCCAGGAGATGTTGTGATGACCATCGGTGCCGGAGATGTTACGGCGCTGGGTTCGCAGATCATTGAGTCCCTGAGCTAG
- the murG gene encoding undecaprenyldiphospho-muramoylpentapeptide beta-N-acetylglucosaminyltransferase, whose translation MTEAMRLVVAGGGTAGHISPMLAIADAVKDEQADAQITALGSPGGLETKLVPDAGYPLELIPKAPMPRSLNLDLLKFPFRFIAALNQAKRVLKQTGAEAVLGVGGYVCTPAYLAAKQLRIPIFVHEANSVAGMANKLGAKSAAFVGTTFANTGLPGEVKVGMPMRSNVAQMNRETLRDEAREYFGVTGEKIVLLVTGGSSGAQSINTSIAASLAELNEAGVHTVHITGRGKQILDADGQVLAHEGYTQIEYVDRMDYAYAVADLMVCRSGAGTVCELAVAGTAAVLVPLPIGNGEQKLNARELVAAGGAVLVSDDDFTKSYITENVIKLLGDQHKLEQMSQAASSLGQRDAAQIMARRIIEEVSTRRRAGQEG comes from the coding sequence ATGACTGAAGCAATGCGTCTTGTTGTTGCCGGCGGCGGAACCGCCGGTCATATCTCGCCCATGCTGGCAATTGCTGACGCCGTCAAGGATGAGCAAGCCGATGCTCAGATCACCGCACTTGGTTCACCTGGCGGCCTGGAAACAAAATTGGTTCCCGACGCCGGCTACCCGCTTGAATTGATTCCCAAGGCGCCGATGCCACGCAGCCTCAACCTTGATTTGCTGAAGTTCCCGTTCCGATTTATCGCTGCCTTGAATCAAGCCAAGCGCGTCTTGAAGCAGACGGGCGCTGAGGCAGTTCTGGGCGTTGGCGGATATGTGTGCACCCCCGCCTACCTGGCAGCCAAGCAACTCAGGATTCCAATTTTTGTCCACGAAGCCAATTCTGTGGCAGGCATGGCCAACAAGCTGGGCGCAAAGTCCGCTGCCTTTGTCGGGACGACTTTCGCCAATACCGGCTTGCCCGGTGAAGTGAAGGTGGGCATGCCAATGCGTTCGAACGTGGCCCAGATGAACCGCGAAACTCTTCGAGATGAGGCCCGCGAGTATTTCGGTGTGACCGGTGAGAAGATCGTTCTGCTGGTGACTGGCGGATCCTCCGGCGCTCAAAGCATCAATACCTCCATCGCCGCCTCGCTGGCGGAACTGAATGAGGCCGGGGTGCACACGGTGCACATCACCGGTCGAGGGAAACAGATTCTCGATGCGGATGGCCAGGTCTTGGCCCACGAGGGATACACCCAGATCGAGTACGTGGACCGCATGGACTACGCATACGCCGTCGCGGATCTGATGGTGTGCCGCTCGGGTGCCGGAACGGTGTGCGAGCTCGCCGTCGCCGGAACCGCTGCTGTTCTGGTTCCGCTGCCCATTGGCAACGGGGAACAGAAGCTCAATGCCCGCGAACTTGTAGCAGCCGGTGGAGCAGTTCTTGTCTCGGACGATGATTTCACCAAGTCCTACATCACCGAAAATGTCATTAAGTTGCTTGGCGATCAGCATAAACTTGAACAGATGTCTCAGGCAGCCAGCTCGCTAGGGCAACGCGACGCCGCACAAATCATGGCGCGTCGAATTATTGAAGAAGTTTCAACCCGTCGTCGTGCGGGGCAGGAAGGGTAG
- the ftsW gene encoding putative lipid II flippase FtsW translates to MKQQRPSTGAKQKTPWFAKLIGGVENASGRMASMDYWLVVVVSIVLAIFGVLMVQSSASVEAIAKGKDGFTVALSQAMFAGIGIICMLGMQFIKPENLKKLAWLSVIAAFLLLFLVAFTPLGHTVLGNRNWIKIGPVGLQPSEFAKLALAVFAAFMLERKQHMLHDIKHLVVPVVAPAGIAIVGLVVVGKDVGTALVLLMIIASAMFLGGIKMKWLAGFGFVGMVGLAVAVMGSSNRRQRVLAWLDTDCGPSDQLCYQASMGLHAFASGGWFGVGAGQSRMKWSYVPEAQNDFIFSILGEEFGLIGVLFVLVMFILLALAMYRIALRASDLYTKVLMGCLMSWVIGQTFVNLGTVTGVLPVIGVPLPFISSGGSAMLAIMLAMGFVLSSARAQKLAFDSSEEKKTAKPNNAK, encoded by the coding sequence ATGAAGCAGCAACGACCGTCCACGGGCGCCAAGCAGAAAACGCCCTGGTTCGCCAAGCTGATCGGCGGCGTCGAAAACGCCAGCGGTCGCATGGCTTCGATGGACTACTGGCTAGTCGTTGTGGTCTCCATCGTGCTCGCGATTTTCGGCGTGCTGATGGTGCAGTCCTCCGCATCGGTTGAGGCAATTGCCAAAGGCAAGGACGGATTCACTGTCGCCTTGTCGCAAGCGATGTTTGCCGGCATCGGAATAATTTGCATGCTCGGGATGCAGTTCATAAAACCCGAGAATCTGAAGAAGCTCGCGTGGTTATCGGTAATCGCGGCATTCCTCCTGCTGTTCCTCGTTGCCTTTACGCCCCTTGGGCATACCGTCCTCGGCAACCGAAACTGGATCAAGATCGGCCCCGTCGGCCTGCAGCCCAGTGAGTTCGCCAAGCTTGCCCTGGCAGTTTTTGCAGCATTCATGCTTGAACGGAAACAGCACATGCTGCATGACATCAAGCACCTGGTGGTTCCGGTGGTGGCACCGGCAGGCATTGCCATCGTTGGCCTCGTGGTTGTCGGCAAGGACGTTGGCACCGCGCTGGTGCTGCTGATGATCATTGCGTCGGCGATGTTCCTCGGTGGCATCAAGATGAAGTGGCTCGCGGGGTTCGGCTTTGTCGGCATGGTGGGCCTGGCGGTTGCAGTGATGGGATCTTCCAACCGCCGACAGCGCGTTTTGGCATGGCTTGATACCGACTGCGGTCCAAGCGATCAGCTGTGCTACCAGGCGAGCATGGGCCTTCACGCCTTCGCCTCCGGCGGATGGTTCGGTGTTGGCGCCGGCCAGTCGCGCATGAAGTGGTCCTACGTGCCCGAAGCGCAAAATGACTTCATCTTCTCCATCTTGGGTGAAGAGTTCGGCCTGATCGGCGTCCTGTTCGTGCTGGTGATGTTCATCCTGCTGGCGCTGGCCATGTACCGCATCGCTTTGCGTGCCAGCGACCTCTACACCAAGGTCCTGATGGGCTGCTTGATGTCGTGGGTCATCGGGCAGACTTTCGTGAACCTTGGCACCGTGACCGGCGTCCTGCCGGTAATCGGCGTGCCGCTGCCGTTCATCTCTTCTGGTGGTTCGGCCATGTTGGCAATCATGCTGGCCATGGGGTTTGTACTGTCTTCGGCCAGGGCCCAAAAACTTGCCTTTGATTCCTCGGAAGAGAAGAAAACCGCTAAGCCGAATAACGCAAAGTAG
- the murD gene encoding UDP-N-acetylmuramoyl-L-alanine--D-glutamate ligase, with translation MGCRTVSADAKKMLDSLTSWDADWKGLRVVVAGLGLSGFSAADTLIELGAIVTVIDGKDDQLNQQRAETLKIVGAHDVLLGAHNVQSLPLVDGQPAQLVMVSPGWNPRHPAIAEADEAGIEIWSDIELAWRVQNRAGHSAPKWLAITGTNGKTTTVGMTESILQAAGLKAIAVGNVGTPILDAVREPVDYDVFAVELSSFQLHYTHSISPLASVVLNIAEDHVDWHGGFENYKAAKAKIYERTQVAAIFNAEEEATIRMVENADVIDGCRAIGFTTDSPAVSMIGVVENLLVDRAYIEDRRTNAVELIPLDQIGEIVPRHTAANAAAAAALTRAYGVEPEAIAQGLSGFDAGDHRIQAVARKNDILWINDSKATNPHAADASLAAFTRVVWIAGGLSKGVEYDELIAKHAHRLAKVLLIGTDTAGLVEALVAKAPQVEVINITAQALAADGIAPSGTQVMTRAVHKAAEVAQPGDTVLMAPAAASMDQFSSYAQRGNAFISAVSDLMDRAGEGN, from the coding sequence ATGGGTTGTCGCACTGTGAGCGCAGATGCCAAGAAAATGCTGGATTCGCTAACCAGCTGGGATGCCGACTGGAAAGGGCTGCGGGTCGTCGTTGCGGGCCTCGGGCTCTCCGGATTCTCCGCGGCCGACACGCTGATCGAGCTGGGCGCGATCGTCACCGTCATTGACGGCAAAGACGACCAGCTGAACCAGCAGCGGGCAGAAACCCTGAAGATCGTCGGCGCACACGATGTGCTGCTTGGCGCCCACAATGTCCAGAGCCTGCCCCTGGTGGATGGCCAGCCGGCACAGCTGGTGATGGTGTCGCCAGGCTGGAACCCGCGCCACCCGGCTATCGCCGAGGCCGATGAAGCCGGGATCGAGATCTGGAGCGATATCGAGTTGGCATGGCGCGTGCAGAATCGTGCCGGGCACTCGGCTCCGAAGTGGCTGGCGATCACCGGTACCAATGGCAAAACCACCACCGTGGGCATGACCGAGTCGATTCTGCAGGCTGCAGGCCTCAAGGCCATCGCCGTGGGAAACGTCGGCACCCCGATCTTGGACGCGGTCCGCGAACCGGTGGACTACGATGTTTTCGCGGTGGAGCTCTCCAGCTTCCAGCTGCACTATACCCACAGCATTTCCCCGCTGGCCTCCGTGGTGCTGAACATCGCCGAGGACCATGTGGATTGGCATGGCGGATTCGAGAACTACAAGGCAGCCAAGGCCAAGATCTACGAGCGCACCCAGGTCGCTGCGATCTTCAACGCCGAAGAAGAAGCCACCATCCGCATGGTTGAAAATGCCGACGTGATCGATGGCTGCCGAGCCATTGGCTTCACCACCGATTCGCCGGCGGTGTCCATGATCGGCGTTGTCGAAAACCTCCTGGTGGATCGCGCCTATATCGAGGACCGCAGGACCAATGCGGTTGAACTGATTCCGCTGGACCAGATCGGCGAGATTGTCCCGCGGCACACTGCCGCCAACGCCGCTGCCGCAGCCGCCCTGACCCGCGCCTATGGTGTGGAACCCGAGGCAATCGCCCAGGGACTGAGCGGATTCGATGCCGGGGATCACCGCATCCAGGCAGTCGCGCGCAAGAACGACATTCTGTGGATCAACGATTCCAAGGCCACCAACCCCCATGCAGCCGATGCCTCGCTGGCAGCATTTACGCGCGTCGTATGGATCGCTGGCGGCCTGTCCAAGGGCGTGGAATACGACGAGCTGATCGCCAAGCACGCCCACCGGCTGGCGAAGGTGCTGCTGATCGGCACCGATACCGCAGGCCTGGTTGAGGCACTGGTTGCCAAGGCGCCCCAGGTGGAAGTCATCAACATCACCGCCCAGGCGCTAGCCGCTGATGGGATCGCGCCATCCGGTACGCAGGTGATGACCCGGGCTGTCCACAAGGCAGCCGAGGTGGCCCAGCCAGGAGACACCGTCCTGATGGCGCCGGCGGCAGCTTCCATGGATCAATTCAGCTCCTATGCCCAGCGTGGCAACGCATTTATCAGCGCCGTCAGTGATCTGATGGATAGAGCTGGCGAAGGCAACTAG
- the mraY gene encoding phospho-N-acetylmuramoyl-pentapeptide-transferase, which yields MIALILGAGIALVLTMVAMPLYIRLLTKKQYGQVVRDDGPNSHAVKSGTPTMGGVVFVLAVFVAYFATHGILALMGRSSSGITATGLLVLLLFGGMGLVGFLDDFIKIFKKRSLGLRAWQKIVLQAVIGISFAVLALQFPNEQGLTPGSTAISFLRDSNIDLAFAGPMLGLILFVIWANFIVTGTTNAVNLTDGLDGLATGASIMVFGAYTLMGIWQQNQACSNMNSLDVCYSVRDPQDLALLGATLSGALIAFLWFNAKPAKIFMGDTGSLAIGGAVAAFAILSRTQLLLVVIAGLFVIISLSVIIQVGYFKLSGGKRVFKMAPLQHHFELSGWSEENVVIRFWILAGLFVAAGLGLFYSEWVVAL from the coding sequence GTGATCGCATTGATCCTGGGCGCAGGTATTGCCCTTGTACTAACCATGGTGGCCATGCCGCTGTACATCCGGCTTCTGACCAAAAAGCAGTATGGCCAGGTGGTTCGCGATGATGGGCCGAACTCCCACGCCGTCAAGTCCGGTACCCCCACCATGGGTGGTGTCGTCTTTGTCCTGGCCGTCTTCGTTGCCTACTTCGCCACCCATGGCATCCTGGCCTTGATGGGACGTTCCTCCTCCGGGATTACGGCCACTGGCCTTCTCGTCCTCCTGCTCTTCGGCGGCATGGGCCTGGTTGGCTTCCTCGATGACTTCATCAAGATCTTCAAGAAGCGCTCGCTGGGCCTTCGCGCCTGGCAGAAGATCGTGCTGCAGGCTGTCATCGGCATCAGCTTCGCCGTGCTGGCCCTTCAGTTCCCGAACGAGCAGGGCCTGACCCCAGGTTCTACCGCGATTTCCTTCCTGCGCGACAGCAATATCGATTTGGCCTTCGCCGGCCCGATGCTGGGATTGATCCTGTTTGTCATCTGGGCGAACTTCATCGTTACCGGCACCACCAATGCCGTCAACCTCACCGACGGACTCGATGGCCTGGCCACCGGTGCCTCGATCATGGTCTTCGGCGCCTACACCCTGATGGGCATCTGGCAGCAGAACCAGGCCTGCTCCAATATGAACTCGCTGGATGTTTGCTACTCGGTGCGCGATCCCCAGGACCTCGCCCTGCTGGGCGCCACCCTTTCGGGAGCGCTCATTGCCTTCCTCTGGTTCAATGCCAAGCCGGCAAAGATCTTCATGGGCGATACCGGTTCGCTGGCCATCGGCGGTGCTGTCGCCGCCTTCGCGATCCTCTCGCGCACCCAGCTGCTGCTGGTGGTGATCGCCGGCCTGTTCGTGATCATCTCGCTGTCGGTGATCATCCAGGTGGGCTACTTCAAGCTCTCCGGTGGCAAGCGCGTGTTCAAGATGGCGCCGCTGCAACACCACTTCGAGCTCTCAGGCTGGTCCGAGGAAAATGTCGTTATCCGCTTCTGGATCCTGGCCGGCCTCTTTGTCGCCGCCGGACTGGGACTCTTCTACTCTGAATGGGTTGTCGCACTGTGA